A window from Streptomyces sp. NBC_00271 encodes these proteins:
- a CDS encoding ATP-grasp domain-containing protein, with protein MPQRPKLVLAGQLSTFPWVFEAAERAGIDLILIPRGDDTAESAGRAKSVVELLPLDIDGNPDGALSALADRYRREPFDGIMSGNERVIPFVARAARELGLTGLTEEAAAVVRDKRSMRQRLLEAGLGVPGFVVIKDPDSWTDALTLRFPVVVKPANGHSSFGVIRADDRDSLEQAVARTWKLVETHLGAADGSDSETSVLVEEYLDGPEISAESLVYQGQVRVCAISWKGELTGPYFEESTLRAPAQLPAEILAAIETEVIGAHHAFGVTEGTTHTELRLVGGVRPVLLEMTARLGGGGNMHHLVHVSSGIDLAAEALRIHLGREPLCWSEEPAPAGHAAAYLVPIGSGGRVKQIRGLDAVRTDPQVDYVVQTAGPGALLLPYPDWSGNPAVVLSHHKSDAEAEAYLDHLARTLHVEYEEQD; from the coding sequence ATGCCACAGCGCCCGAAACTCGTCCTCGCCGGTCAACTGTCCACGTTTCCCTGGGTGTTCGAGGCCGCCGAGCGTGCCGGTATCGACCTGATCCTCATCCCCAGGGGGGACGACACGGCGGAGTCCGCCGGGCGGGCCAAGTCGGTGGTCGAACTGCTGCCACTGGACATCGACGGGAACCCGGACGGTGCGTTGTCCGCGCTCGCCGACCGCTACCGGCGGGAGCCCTTCGACGGCATCATGTCGGGCAACGAAAGGGTCATACCGTTCGTGGCGCGCGCCGCTCGGGAGCTGGGCCTCACCGGCCTGACCGAGGAGGCGGCGGCCGTGGTGCGCGACAAGCGCAGCATGCGCCAACGCCTGCTGGAAGCGGGTTTGGGCGTGCCCGGCTTCGTGGTCATCAAGGATCCGGACAGCTGGACCGACGCGCTGACCTTGCGGTTCCCCGTTGTGGTCAAACCAGCGAACGGCCACTCGAGCTTCGGTGTGATCCGTGCGGATGACAGGGACAGCCTTGAACAGGCCGTGGCCCGCACCTGGAAGCTCGTCGAAACCCACCTGGGCGCCGCCGACGGATCGGACTCGGAAACCAGTGTGCTGGTCGAGGAGTACCTGGACGGGCCGGAGATCTCCGCCGAATCCCTCGTATACCAGGGGCAGGTACGGGTCTGTGCCATCAGCTGGAAGGGAGAACTGACGGGGCCCTACTTCGAGGAGTCCACGTTGCGGGCCCCCGCCCAACTGCCCGCCGAGATACTCGCCGCGATCGAGACGGAGGTGATCGGTGCCCACCACGCCTTCGGCGTCACGGAAGGCACCACGCACACCGAACTGCGGCTGGTCGGCGGGGTGCGGCCGGTGCTGCTGGAGATGACCGCGCGCCTCGGCGGCGGGGGCAATATGCACCACCTCGTCCACGTCAGCAGCGGGATCGACCTGGCGGCCGAGGCGCTGCGCATCCACCTCGGCCGGGAGCCGCTCTGCTGGAGTGAGGAGCCGGCACCTGCCGGCCACGCGGCGGCCTATCTGGTGCCGATCGGCAGCGGCGGACGGGTCAAGCAGATACGTGGCTTGGACGCGGTGCGTACCGACCCGCAGGTGGACTACGTGGTGCAGACCGCGGGCCCCGGCGCACTGCTGCTCCCTTACCCGGACTGGTCCGGAAACCCGGCGGTCGTGCTCTCCCACCACAAGTCGGATGCGGAGGCCGAGGCTTACCTCGACCACCTCGCCCGGACGCTGCACGTCGAGTACGAGGAGCAGGATTGA
- a CDS encoding AfsR/SARP family transcriptional regulator has product MRINLLGPLQAYGDDHRVDLAPAAQKVRQTLALLVLNAGRVVRFEQLMDELWDADPPTSAHTALQTYVYQLRKRFSLGNPRSGGAVRAAGPLLGTVDGGYQLTLPADHVDVFRCEPLLARARAEFRDEDFARARETAAAALQLWRDDALVDVRKGPALQAEAVRLKELRISAHHLRIEADLHLGRHHEVLGELTSMAGREPTNEWAQRNLMTALYRMDRRVEALQVYQRARERIATELGLDPSPELQALHTAMLMSDEELLRPAGRLTAVTAATRAPCHLPAPRERLTGRADQLARITAVLTGRARADRPLVIVGGAPGTGKSELCLHAAHQVSGHYPDGRLYARLRDGAGRRVRPAEILRSFLRGLGATEEQLRLGTTDLSLLFRSWTADLRVLVVLDDVCDVRDLTPLLPSGGGCGVVIGSRRRLFVSSSAVHVELAGLPFDDCLHLLASSVPSHRTTMDPEGLRRLAGLCRGLPGALFAVASQLRRRPHWTARQATAWVLASRGADSDPLGVRAGFDRTLATLPAESRSLAYALLSPGVPDRLTPALAAAALGISDQQAEDLLEELSESYLLRAQHPCVNGRFSYEWEPGIRPFAARQSNTPVMCSA; this is encoded by the coding sequence ATGAGAATCAACCTTCTCGGGCCGCTCCAGGCCTACGGGGACGATCACCGCGTCGACCTGGCGCCGGCCGCCCAGAAAGTACGTCAGACACTGGCACTGCTCGTGCTGAACGCGGGCCGGGTGGTGCGCTTCGAGCAACTCATGGACGAGCTGTGGGACGCCGACCCGCCGACCAGCGCGCACACCGCTCTGCAGACGTATGTGTACCAGCTCAGGAAGCGGTTCTCCCTCGGCAACCCGAGGAGCGGCGGCGCGGTACGGGCGGCCGGCCCGCTGCTGGGCACGGTCGACGGTGGCTATCAGCTGACGCTGCCCGCCGACCACGTGGACGTCTTCCGGTGCGAGCCGCTGCTCGCCCGTGCCCGTGCGGAGTTCCGTGACGAGGACTTCGCACGGGCCCGTGAGACGGCCGCCGCGGCGCTGCAGCTGTGGCGGGACGATGCCCTGGTGGACGTGCGCAAGGGGCCCGCGCTGCAGGCCGAGGCGGTCCGCCTGAAGGAGTTGCGTATCAGCGCACACCACCTGCGGATCGAAGCCGACCTGCACCTCGGCCGACACCACGAGGTGCTCGGCGAACTCACCTCGATGGCCGGGCGGGAACCCACGAACGAGTGGGCTCAGCGCAATCTGATGACGGCTCTCTACCGCATGGACCGGCGGGTGGAGGCGCTCCAGGTCTACCAGCGGGCACGCGAGCGGATCGCCACCGAGCTGGGTCTCGACCCTTCCCCCGAACTCCAGGCCCTGCACACGGCCATGCTCATGTCGGACGAGGAACTGCTGCGTCCCGCCGGGCGGCTCACGGCCGTGACCGCCGCCACCCGGGCGCCCTGCCATCTGCCCGCCCCGCGCGAGCGTCTGACCGGACGCGCCGACCAACTGGCGCGCATCACCGCGGTGCTGACCGGCCGGGCGCGGGCGGACCGGCCGCTCGTGATCGTGGGGGGCGCTCCCGGCACGGGGAAGAGCGAGCTGTGCCTGCACGCCGCGCATCAGGTGAGCGGTCACTACCCGGACGGACGGCTCTACGCGCGTCTGCGCGACGGCGCCGGCCGGCGGGTGCGGCCCGCCGAGATCCTCCGCTCGTTCCTGCGTGGACTCGGCGCGACGGAGGAGCAGTTGCGACTGGGCACGACCGACCTGAGCCTGCTGTTCCGTAGCTGGACCGCCGACCTGCGCGTCTTGGTGGTGCTCGACGACGTGTGCGACGTAAGGGACTTGACGCCGCTGTTGCCGTCCGGCGGCGGCTGCGGCGTGGTGATCGGCAGCCGACGGCGGCTGTTCGTGTCATCGTCGGCGGTCCACGTCGAACTGGCGGGACTGCCCTTCGACGACTGTCTGCACCTGCTGGCATCCTCCGTGCCGAGCCACCGGACCACCATGGACCCGGAGGGGCTGCGACGGCTGGCCGGATTGTGCCGGGGGCTGCCGGGAGCGCTCTTCGCGGTCGCTTCGCAGCTGCGCCGCCGCCCGCACTGGACGGCCCGGCAGGCCACTGCCTGGGTCCTCGCGTCCCGGGGCGCCGACAGCGATCCGCTGGGCGTGCGGGCCGGATTCGACCGGACGCTCGCGACGCTGCCCGCCGAGTCGCGGTCCCTGGCGTACGCGCTGTTGTCTCCAGGCGTCCCCGATCGGCTCACGCCGGCGCTTGCCGCCGCGGCCCTGGGGATCAGCGACCAGCAGGCCGAGGACCTGCTGGAGGAACTGTCGGAGAGCTACCTGCTGCGCGCGCAGCACCCGTGCGTGAACGGCCGGTTCTCCTACGAATGGGAGCCCGGTATACGCCCGTTCGCGGCGCGGCAGAGCAACACGCCGGTCATGTGCTCCGCCTGA
- a CDS encoding isopenicillin N synthase family dioxygenase has translation MTDPFPVLDLRDAAGSEEARAEFLNRLRKAVHEIGFFQLVGHGVEDADDMLDLTRRFFALPEADRLALNILDSPLFRGYSELGREHTRGVPDQRQQLDIGPEQPERQPEPGDPAYRCLIGRNQWPAAMPELRPAVESWITRLTALSHRLLRLLLESLDAPAGFLDDVVDPDPQIHLKLLHYPGPAQASENAGEGQGTGIHNDLGLLTLLVQDGNGGLQVAVEDGEFADVPVIPGAFVVNLGELLEVATRGYVRATLHRVVRPAPGVNRYSIPFFYNPRLDATMQPLPSPYVEGAGGVIDVAGNPLFALYGDNVMKGLIRSFPDIVARHHPTLAAVAGSRSS, from the coding sequence ATGACCGACCCCTTTCCCGTGCTCGACCTCCGTGACGCCGCCGGTTCGGAAGAAGCCCGGGCAGAGTTCCTGAACCGGTTGCGCAAGGCCGTGCACGAGATCGGCTTCTTCCAGCTCGTCGGCCACGGCGTCGAGGACGCCGACGACATGCTCGACCTCACCCGCCGGTTCTTCGCCCTGCCCGAAGCCGATCGGCTCGCGCTGAACATCCTCGACTCGCCGCTGTTCCGCGGCTACTCCGAACTCGGCCGCGAACACACCCGGGGCGTGCCCGACCAGCGCCAGCAACTGGACATCGGGCCGGAGCAGCCCGAGCGGCAGCCCGAGCCCGGCGACCCCGCCTACCGGTGCCTGATCGGCCGGAACCAGTGGCCCGCGGCGATGCCCGAGCTGCGCCCGGCCGTCGAGTCATGGATCACCCGGCTGACCGCTCTGTCACATCGACTGCTGCGGCTGCTGCTCGAGTCGCTCGACGCCCCCGCCGGGTTCCTGGACGATGTGGTCGATCCGGATCCGCAGATCCACCTCAAACTCCTGCACTACCCCGGTCCCGCGCAGGCGAGCGAGAACGCGGGCGAGGGCCAGGGGACCGGCATTCACAACGACCTCGGGCTGCTCACCCTGCTCGTCCAGGACGGCAACGGCGGCCTCCAGGTCGCGGTCGAGGACGGCGAGTTCGCCGACGTGCCGGTGATCCCGGGAGCGTTCGTGGTCAACCTGGGAGAGCTGCTGGAGGTGGCGACGAGGGGCTACGTGCGTGCCACCCTCCACCGGGTGGTCCGGCCCGCCCCGGGCGTCAACCGCTACTCCATTCCCTTCTTCTACAACCCTCGGCTGGACGCCACGATGCAGCCACTGCCCAGCCCCTATGTCGAGGGCGCCGGCGGAGTCATCGACGTCGCCGGCAACCCGTTGTTCGCCCTCTACGGCGACAACGTCATGAAAGGGCTGATCCGCTCCTTCCCCGACATCGTTGCCCGACACCACCCGACCCTGGCCGCGGTAGCCGGGTCCAGGAGTTCCTGA
- the queC gene encoding 7-cyano-7-deazaguanine synthase QueC has protein sequence MPKTVAIVSGGLDSVTMAYHLQAQGHTLHLLSVNYGQRHLVEHEFAVKAARTLGVPHDVVDLSPVGKLLSGSSLTDPTVDVPDHKSESSGESPNVVPNRNALLLSVAFAVAVAEKAEAVAVGVVDDLQAAPDSNAAFIDSFLAMERIATRGYAHPDLTLTAPLVRLRKSDVVSLGEELGVPWTETWSCFRGDALQCGRCAACRERQEAFRDAGVTDPTTYQTSDSKELR, from the coding sequence ATGCCGAAAACCGTCGCAATCGTGTCCGGCGGCCTGGACTCGGTCACCATGGCCTACCACCTCCAGGCGCAAGGACACACACTCCACCTGCTGTCCGTGAACTACGGCCAGCGTCATCTCGTCGAGCACGAGTTCGCCGTGAAGGCGGCTCGAACGCTCGGGGTGCCGCACGACGTCGTCGATCTCAGCCCCGTCGGCAAGCTCCTGAGCGGCTCCTCGCTCACCGACCCGACCGTCGACGTGCCGGATCACAAGAGTGAGTCGTCCGGCGAGAGCCCGAACGTCGTACCCAACCGCAATGCCCTTCTGCTGTCCGTCGCCTTCGCGGTCGCCGTCGCCGAGAAGGCGGAAGCGGTAGCCGTCGGGGTGGTCGACGACCTGCAGGCCGCGCCCGACAGCAATGCCGCGTTCATCGATTCCTTCCTCGCCATGGAGCGGATCGCGACCCGCGGATACGCGCACCCCGACCTGACCCTGACAGCGCCGCTGGTCAGGCTGCGCAAGAGCGACGTGGTGTCGCTCGGTGAGGAACTCGGCGTCCCATGGACCGAGACCTGGAGCTGCTTTCGCGGCGACGCGCTGCAGTGCGGACGGTGCGCCGCCTGCAGGGAGCGGCAGGAAGCGTTCCGGGACGCCGGCGTGACCGACCCGACGACCTACCAGACCAGCGATTCCAAGGAGCTGCGATGA
- a CDS encoding aspartyl/asparaginyl beta-hydroxylase domain-containing protein, with protein sequence MNVDESSTPAEAVRLLPVLDADRLVADLMTARDHLWDEQSSYENGRVSRWAEQDWRCLSVRSPGGDKTRTDPGGPGSAEFADTEWLDHMPYVREVLRSIPGPLYAARFMDLGPGVVGYRHSDPKFAPDWGMARLHIPVITHEEASLDLDGGIHRWQPGEFWFGDFSRKHQIQNLGPEHRVHLVVDVLVTPELAQLFPADWADYFNGSDVLYNRPAVATTDREREAARCSFDAPAHLLEIEVFGSLTGPQPQATFSIVDTGTGLAIRSPQDHLFPLVALGGHEYRLVGWSEERTVTTRLDGPRPEVELTYRKGHRSTRLLVPATPAA encoded by the coding sequence ATGAACGTAGATGAATCCTCGACGCCTGCGGAAGCGGTTCGGCTGCTCCCCGTGCTGGACGCCGACCGGCTGGTGGCCGACCTCATGACCGCACGCGACCACCTGTGGGATGAGCAGAGCTCGTACGAGAACGGGCGAGTGTCCAGGTGGGCCGAGCAGGACTGGCGCTGCCTCTCGGTGCGCAGCCCCGGTGGTGACAAGACACGTACCGACCCAGGGGGCCCTGGCAGCGCGGAGTTCGCCGACACCGAGTGGCTGGACCACATGCCGTACGTGCGGGAGGTCCTGCGCTCGATTCCCGGGCCCCTCTACGCGGCCCGATTCATGGATCTTGGACCCGGCGTCGTCGGCTACCGCCATTCCGATCCCAAGTTCGCCCCGGACTGGGGTATGGCCCGGCTGCACATCCCGGTCATCACCCACGAGGAAGCCTCGCTGGACCTCGACGGAGGGATTCATCGCTGGCAGCCCGGTGAGTTCTGGTTCGGCGACTTCAGCCGCAAGCACCAGATCCAGAACCTCGGTCCCGAGCACCGGGTGCATCTCGTCGTGGACGTGCTCGTCACACCGGAGCTCGCGCAGCTGTTCCCGGCTGACTGGGCCGACTACTTCAACGGCTCGGACGTGCTCTACAACCGTCCGGCTGTGGCCACGACCGACCGAGAGCGGGAAGCCGCGCGGTGTTCGTTCGACGCGCCGGCGCACCTGCTGGAGATAGAGGTGTTCGGGTCGCTCACCGGCCCGCAGCCGCAGGCCACCTTCAGCATCGTCGACACCGGCACGGGCCTTGCCATTCGCTCTCCCCAGGACCACCTCTTCCCGCTGGTGGCCCTCGGCGGACACGAGTACCGCTTGGTCGGGTGGAGCGAGGAGCGAACCGTCACCACGAGGCTGGACGGTCCGCGGCCCGAAGTCGAACTGACCTACCGCAAGGGCCACCGATCGACCCGGCTGCTCGTCCCGGCCACGCCGGCGGCGTGA
- the folE gene encoding GTP cyclohydrolase I, producing the protein MSVTELDLDGDSSASRTTEDPLVELARQLLAEIGEDPNRDGLRDTPARFARWWREFINYDPGSLGTLFESIGTSQLVVVSDIQVWSLCEHHLLPFNCSVTIAYRPTGQLLGLSKFARVAHQYAHRLQVQERLVDQIALEISTLSGTPDVAVIAKGEHLCMSMRGIKAAAQMTSTAYRGEFSTDSGLRAELFDLLRA; encoded by the coding sequence ATGTCGGTGACAGAATTGGACCTCGATGGTGACTCGTCGGCGTCGAGGACGACCGAGGACCCACTGGTAGAGCTCGCCCGCCAACTGTTGGCGGAGATCGGCGAGGACCCGAATCGCGACGGACTGCGCGACACACCTGCGCGGTTCGCGCGCTGGTGGCGAGAGTTCATCAACTACGACCCGGGTTCGCTGGGCACGCTTTTCGAGTCCATCGGCACGAGCCAGCTCGTGGTCGTCTCAGACATTCAGGTCTGGTCGCTGTGCGAGCATCACCTCCTGCCGTTCAACTGCTCCGTGACGATCGCGTACCGCCCGACGGGGCAACTGCTCGGCTTGTCGAAGTTCGCCAGGGTCGCCCATCAGTACGCGCACAGGCTGCAGGTCCAGGAGCGCCTCGTGGACCAGATCGCGCTCGAGATCAGCACCCTGAGCGGCACCCCGGACGTCGCGGTCATAGCGAAGGGCGAGCACCTTTGCATGTCGATGCGCGGCATCAAGGCCGCGGCGCAGATGACATCGACCGCATATCGCGGGGAGTTCAGCACGGACTCCGGGCTCCGGGCCGAGCTGTTCGACTTGCTCCGGGCGTGA
- a CDS encoding 6-pyruvoyl trahydropterin synthase family protein yields MAFRISKKFEFSASHQLTGLAPEHQCARMHGHNYVIELELGADDKDLSPVGFVRDYGELSAFKVWLDNHLDHRHLNDVMDENPTAENMAAWVYKTWSIEFPELTCVRISETPKTWAEYRP; encoded by the coding sequence ATGGCATTTCGAATCTCGAAGAAATTTGAATTCTCGGCCAGTCATCAGCTTACCGGCCTTGCTCCTGAGCATCAGTGTGCCCGAATGCACGGGCACAACTACGTGATCGAGTTGGAGCTTGGAGCCGACGACAAGGATCTGTCGCCCGTGGGCTTCGTTCGAGACTACGGAGAATTGTCCGCATTCAAGGTGTGGCTCGACAATCATCTTGATCATCGGCATCTGAACGATGTGATGGACGAAAATCCGACGGCTGAGAATATGGCAGCGTGGGTCTACAAGACCTGGTCGATTGAGTTCCCCGAGTTGACCTGCGTGCGTATCTCAGAAACTCCCAAGACTTGGGCCGAGTACCGGCCGTGA
- a CDS encoding 7-carboxy-7-deazaguanine synthase QueE codes for MEQDLVVNEIFGPTVQGEGRSLGRRCAFLRLGGCNLSCSWCDTPYTWDWTGAGESGVAHDPRKELHRRPVEDVVAELLAFDTELIVISGGEPLGQQERLIPLVAALTGRGKEIEIETNGTHAAHPELIAAGVRFNVSPKLSHSGDALQRRIVPAALTSLSALPGSTFKFVCQNTRDLDEVAQLVATFDLPSVWIMPIGRTADDVTKHMGELADAVVKRGWNLTTRLHTLLWDEKRGV; via the coding sequence ATGGAGCAGGATCTCGTAGTCAACGAAATCTTCGGTCCGACCGTCCAGGGCGAGGGTCGGTCCCTGGGACGCAGGTGCGCGTTCCTGCGACTCGGCGGGTGCAACCTGTCGTGCTCGTGGTGCGATACGCCCTACACGTGGGACTGGACCGGAGCCGGTGAGAGCGGGGTCGCCCACGATCCGCGTAAGGAGCTGCACCGTCGCCCGGTCGAAGATGTCGTCGCAGAGTTGCTCGCATTCGACACCGAGCTGATCGTCATCTCCGGCGGTGAGCCCCTGGGTCAGCAAGAGCGACTGATTCCTCTGGTGGCAGCACTGACCGGACGTGGTAAAGAGATCGAGATCGAGACCAACGGGACGCACGCCGCGCACCCCGAACTCATCGCCGCCGGCGTCAGGTTCAACGTCTCGCCGAAGCTGTCGCACTCGGGCGACGCCCTGCAGCGCAGGATCGTCCCTGCCGCACTCACCAGTCTTTCGGCACTGCCGGGAAGCACGTTCAAGTTCGTCTGCCAGAACACCCGCGATCTCGACGAAGTGGCCCAGCTGGTTGCCACCTTCGACCTGCCCTCGGTATGGATCATGCCGATCGGGCGTACCGCCGACGATGTCACAAAGCACATGGGCGAGTTGGCCGACGCGGTGGTAAAGCGCGGCTGGAATCTGACGACCAGACTGCACACCTTGTTGTGGGACGAAAAACGTGGCGTGTGA
- a CDS encoding class I SAM-dependent methyltransferase — protein sequence MTMDAEFYSRVAERFGGYFSDARSTDVFADGRPDAVFDELANALGAPHARLLDAGCADGRSLLRISRAYGAVTGIDLSPSMLECAARYRAEAGLSHVTFELCDAAHTGLPDGYADVVTSRRGPLIAREFERVLRPGGAVLYMGIGEQDARELKETFGRGQNFDSWNGTPLSEEIAQELSDAGFVVTRNQAFGFEEFYHSAADLDTFLHQVPIVDNYDSAADKEAFDRYVAAVTADQGVRLSRHWFIVQAQKPAAVEPSHS from the coding sequence ATGACGATGGACGCGGAGTTCTACTCCCGGGTGGCCGAGCGGTTCGGCGGCTACTTCAGCGATGCGCGGAGCACCGACGTATTCGCCGACGGCCGCCCGGACGCCGTCTTCGATGAACTGGCGAATGCACTGGGAGCGCCGCACGCCCGACTGCTGGATGCCGGCTGTGCCGACGGGCGTAGTTTGTTGCGCATCTCTCGTGCGTACGGCGCCGTGACCGGGATAGATCTGTCGCCGTCGATGCTGGAATGCGCCGCGCGGTATCGAGCGGAGGCAGGTCTGTCGCACGTCACGTTTGAGCTGTGCGATGCCGCCCACACGGGGCTGCCCGATGGGTACGCCGATGTGGTCACTTCCCGCCGCGGTCCGCTGATCGCCCGGGAGTTCGAGCGGGTGCTCCGCCCCGGTGGGGCCGTGCTGTACATGGGGATCGGGGAGCAGGACGCGCGCGAGCTGAAGGAAACGTTCGGTCGCGGCCAGAACTTCGACAGCTGGAACGGCACGCCCTTGTCGGAGGAGATTGCTCAAGAGCTCTCCGATGCAGGCTTCGTTGTGACAAGAAACCAGGCGTTCGGGTTCGAGGAGTTCTATCACTCGGCGGCCGATCTGGACACCTTTCTGCACCAAGTGCCGATCGTCGACAACTACGATTCGGCGGCGGACAAGGAGGCATTCGATCGATATGTCGCCGCGGTGACCGCCGATCAGGGCGTCCGGCTGAGCCGGCATTGGTTCATAGTGCAGGCGCAGAAGCCGGCGGCCGTCGAGCCGTCCCACTCATAG